A single region of the Lotus japonicus ecotype B-129 chromosome 4, LjGifu_v1.2 genome encodes:
- the LOC130714088 gene encoding 2-methylene-furan-3-one reductase-like, with protein sequence MFLSAALSSTTSHLTILPSLITSTTSPLSRRFSFTFLENRNPTTTTTLFPYKQRLLVKSQATAPASSEAVKVSPVPSEMKAWVYGEYGGVDVLKFDSNVAVPDLKEDQVLVRVVAAALNPVDAKRRQGKFKATDSPLPTVPGYDVAGVVVKVGSEVKEFRVGDEVYGDVNEKALEGPKQFGSLAEYTAVEEKLLAPKPKNLDFAQAASLPLAIETAYEGLERTGFSSGKSILVLNGSGGVGSLVIQLAKQVFGASRVAATSSTRNLELLKSLGVDLAIDYTKENFEDLPEKFDVVYDAIGQCDRAVKAIKEGGSVVALTGAVTPPGFRFVVTSNGTVLRKLNPYLESGKVKPIVDSKGPFPFTQLAEAFSYLETNRATGKVVIHPIP encoded by the exons ATGTTTctctcagctgcactctcctcCACAACTTCCCACCTCACTATCCTCCCTTCTCTCATCACTTCCACAACCTCTCCACTTTCTCGCAGATTTTCCTTTACTTTCCTAGAAAACAGAAACCCAACAACCACAACAACCCTCTTCCCTTACAAGCAGAGACTCTTGGTAAAGTCTCAGGCTACTGCACCTGCTTCTTCTGAGGCAGTGAAAGTGTCACCTGTACCTTCTGAGATGAAAGCGTGGGTCTATGGGGAATATGGCGGTGTGGATGTTTTGAAATTTGATTCCAATGTTGCTGTGCCTGATTTGAAGGAGGATCAGGTCCTTGTTAGAGTTGTTGCTGCAGCTCTTAACCCTGTTGATGCCAAGAGAAGGCAGGGGAAGTTCAAAGCCACTGATTCTCCTCTTCCG ACTGTTCCGGGCTACGATGTTGCCGGTGTGGTGGTGAAGGTTGGCAGTGAAGTAAAGGAGTTCAGAGTGGGTGATGAAGTATATGGAGATGTAAATGAGAAAGCACTAGAAGGGCCTAAGCAGTTTGGATCTCTGGCTGAGTACACAGCTGTTGAGGAGAAATTGTTGGCACCAAAACCTAAGAATTTGGATTTTGCTCAAGCCGCTTCTCTTCCTCTTGCAATTGAGACTGCTTATGAGGGTTTGGAGAGAACTGGATTTTCTTCTGGTAAATCCATTCTTGTCCTAAATGGTTCAGGTGGAGTTGGAAGCCTTGTTATTCAG CTTGCTAAGCAAGTTTTTGGAGCTTCAAGAGTTGCTGCAACTTCAAGCACTAGAAATTTGGAGCTTTTGAAAAGCCTGGGAGTTGATTTAGCTATTGACTACACAAAGGAGAACTTCGAAGACTTACCAGAGAAatttgatgttgtttatgatgccATCG GGCAATGTGACAGAGCAGTGAAGGCGATCAAAGAAGGTGGTAGTGTGGTAGCACTCACAGGTGCTGTTACACCACCTGGCTTCAGATTTGTAGTAACTTCCAATGGAACTGTTCTGAGGAAATTAAACCCTTATTTAGAGAGTGGAAAGGTGAAGCCAATTGTAGACTCCAAAGGTCCATTCCCTTTCACCCAACTAGCTGAAGCCTTCTCTTACCTTGAAACAAACCGAGCTACTGGAAAGGTTGTTATACATCCCATcccatga